Within the Burkholderia sp. NRF60-BP8 genome, the region TCGGCATGTTTCAAGAAGAGGTGTGACATGGACTGGTATCAGAACCTTTCGATTGTGAACGGCACGATGTACGCCGGATCGCGCTGGCTCGGTGAGTTCAGCTCGCATGAAGCTGCGATCGAGATCATGGGCATCCAACGCGAACAGCGTGTCGTGTTCAGCGCTCGGGAAACGGCGTGCTGCACCGAGACTGACCTGGAACTGGCTGCGGCCATCGATTACGACGAGCGCTGAAATGAAAACTGGCTACGTGACCTCATTCTTCTACCTTCAGTATGCAGTCCTAATGCTGACTGAGTACGTATGCCGGGATGGACATCGTATCCATGTGCGCACTGAAGAGATTGACTGGCAAGACAAACGGATGATTTGGGGTTGACATGCAGACCTTCGTAAAGATCGTGCTTCTCGCGCTTGGATCGCTGTTCGTGGTGGGGATCATCTACGAGGTCATCGACCGAATCCGCGGCGCCATGAAGAACATCGAGAACGACGAGCACCACCGGCACTGACCAACCAAACACGACGATAGAGGATGACATGAAGGTTGAGATCAAACATTGGATTACCGGCGCAGTTCTGTTTGCTCATAGCGCTGATGTGAACGGTATCGAAATCGCTTTGAAGGCAGCCGTAGAAGCCCGCGCGGACCTGTACGGCGCGGACCTGCGCGGCGCGAACCTGTACGACGCGAACCTGCGCGGCGCGAACCTGTACGACGCGAACCTGTACGGCGCGGACCTGCGCGGCGCGAACCTGCGCGGCGCGAACCTGTACGACGCGGACCTGCGCGACGCGGACCTGCGCGACGCGAACCTGTACGGCGCGGACCTGCGCGGCGCGAACCTGCGCGGCGCGAACCTGTACGACGCGGACCTGCGCGACGCGGACCTGCGCGACGCGAACCTGTACGGCGCGGACCTGCGCGGCGCGAACCTGCGCGGCGCGGACCTGCGCGACGCGAACCTGTACGGCGCGGACCTGCGCGGCGCGAACCTGCGCGGCGCGAACCTGTACGGCGCGGACCTGCGCGGCGCGGACCTGCGCGACGCGAACCTGCGCGGCGCGAACCTGTACGACGCGAACCTGTACGGCG harbors:
- a CDS encoding Rax2 family protein, whose translation is MQTFVKIVLLALGSLFVVGIIYEVIDRIRGAMKNIENDEHHRH
- a CDS encoding pentapeptide repeat-containing protein, with protein sequence MKAAVEARADLYGADLRGANLYDANLRGANLYDANLYGADLRGANLRGANLYDADLRDADLRDANLYGADLRGANLRGANLYDADLRDADLRDANLYGADLRGANLRGADLRDANLYGADLRGANLRGANLYGADLRGADLRDANLRGANLYDANLYGADLRDVKNLVFQIIPEEGAFIGWKKLQGGVIAKLEIPADAKRNSTPVGRKNRAEFVRVLELFGATEGISQHDDKTVYRVGEIVRPDSYNDDVRLECTNGIHFFITRAEAEAY